A region from the Azospirillum thiophilum genome encodes:
- a CDS encoding histidine phosphatase family protein — translation MTDLFHFVRHGQTEDNRLGVRCGGDRDVPLTGLGVEQARRAAERFREAGCGCGLVIAGPLQRTAVTGALFAETLGVPLVGCDWLRERALGEWNGLPVALTRPWFAAGETPPGGESEEEFAARVLDGVAALRDRLADRPLLVGSKGVGRILLHRLAGRPGVELENCEVVAFARQPGPAGMTAGWRCDHPETSAQEAGPAGFTA, via the coding sequence ATGACGGACCTCTTCCACTTCGTGCGCCACGGCCAGACCGAGGACAACCGCCTCGGCGTGCGCTGCGGCGGCGACCGCGACGTGCCGCTGACCGGGCTGGGCGTCGAGCAGGCCCGCCGGGCGGCGGAGCGGTTCCGCGAGGCCGGCTGCGGCTGCGGTCTGGTGATCGCCGGGCCGCTGCAACGCACAGCCGTCACCGGCGCCCTGTTCGCCGAGACGCTCGGCGTTCCGCTGGTCGGCTGCGACTGGCTGCGCGAGCGGGCGCTGGGTGAGTGGAACGGGCTGCCCGTCGCGCTGACCCGGCCCTGGTTCGCGGCCGGCGAGACGCCGCCCGGCGGCGAAAGCGAGGAGGAATTCGCCGCCCGCGTCCTGGACGGGGTGGCGGCGCTGCGGGACCGGCTGGCCGACCGGCCGCTGCTGGTCGGCAGCAAGGGGGTCGGCCGCATCCTGCTGCACCGGCTGGCCGGACGGCCGGGCGTCGAGCTCGAGAATTGCGAGGTCGTGGCCTTCGCCCGCCAGCCCGGCCCAGCCGGGATGACGGCGGGGTGGCGCTGCGACCATCCGGAGACATCGGCCCAGGAGGCCGGCCCCGCCGGTTTCACGGCCTGA
- a CDS encoding FeoA family protein, translating to MTPPVSGALSGAMSGAASGPVPATGSPSAAPAAAPVAPHAGPGTVPATTSDPPDGRHSPSLGSLRKGQRAVVTGLDETAVATPLPAGELERRMIEMGLIEGARVEVLHEGFPGADPLAVRINDHTLALRRAEAHAVLVTLG from the coding sequence ATGACTCCCCCAGTGTCCGGCGCTTTGTCCGGCGCCATGTCGGGTGCCGCATCCGGCCCCGTTCCCGCCACCGGTTCCCCCAGCGCAGCCCCTGCCGCAGCACCAGTTGCCCCCCACGCCGGTCCCGGCACCGTTCCGGCCACCACCTCCGACCCGCCCGACGGACGGCACAGCCCCAGCCTCGGCAGCCTGCGCAAGGGCCAGCGCGCGGTGGTGACCGGTCTCGACGAGACCGCGGTCGCCACCCCGCTGCCGGCCGGCGAACTGGAACGCCGCATGATCGAGATGGGCCTGATCGAAGGCGCCCGCGTGGAAGTCCTGCATGAAGGCTTCCCCGGCGCCGATCCGCTTGCCGTGCGCATCAACGACCACACGCTGGCCCTGCGCCGCGCGGAGGCGCACGCCGTCCTGGTGACGCTCGGCTGA
- a CDS encoding MFS transporter, translated as MSIGQDAALIVLHAVRDRVWMVAAAVFLGVLLVSLLLPSAMRAAAATPLRSLLLPAGAMLAFGAGLMPQLAAVLTPEALYGILQDGAALLVVSSLVVFEALLLLGAGSARMRSPDATTAEPRAAVAGMRAALFLFMLAEELSRSFLPLYARELYTPVPGLSETLMMGLPIGLFMLLVAVFTPFAGAWAERFGSRRTLLVGTLPAVAGFAGTALAQSLPELLMWRSACALGYAVMFIGAQGFIARHTPPDQRARGMAQFVAAVIVAGLCGAPIGGILADHLGYRAAFAASALLALAAALAAALLLPADRAGGARDGGRFRLRDAAGLLANRRFLALLLFSSVPTKLMLTGYLFYLVPVSLHAAGETPAGIGRMMMTYGLIIVVLGPWVSRMADRGGRHSLFAGLGGLIGGAGTLAILQAPGVPGILAGIAALGIAHAFNNATQLALVPEVCRTECARMGETGVFAVYRLLERGGSVIGPLLAAVIADRFGLQAALVAFGALGMLCGAAFCAVFLLAPPREAAQPRLATPPLTPPIDHGGDDAHA; from the coding sequence TTGTCAATCGGCCAAGATGCCGCACTGATCGTGCTGCACGCGGTGCGCGACCGCGTGTGGATGGTGGCCGCCGCGGTGTTCCTGGGCGTCCTGCTGGTGTCCCTGCTGCTGCCCTCGGCCATGCGGGCCGCCGCTGCCACGCCCCTGCGCTCCCTGCTGCTGCCGGCGGGGGCGATGCTGGCGTTCGGCGCCGGGCTGATGCCGCAGCTGGCGGCCGTGCTGACCCCGGAAGCCCTGTACGGCATCCTCCAGGACGGGGCCGCCCTGCTGGTCGTGTCGAGTCTCGTGGTGTTCGAGGCGCTGCTGCTGCTCGGTGCCGGATCGGCCCGAATGAGGTCGCCGGATGCGACGACCGCCGAACCGCGGGCCGCGGTGGCCGGCATGCGCGCCGCCCTGTTCCTGTTCATGCTGGCGGAGGAGCTGTCGCGCTCCTTCCTGCCGCTCTATGCGCGCGAGCTGTACACGCCTGTTCCCGGCCTGTCGGAAACCCTGATGATGGGGCTGCCGATCGGGCTGTTCATGCTGCTGGTGGCCGTCTTCACCCCCTTCGCCGGCGCCTGGGCCGAGCGGTTCGGCAGCCGCCGCACCCTGCTGGTCGGCACGCTGCCGGCGGTGGCCGGCTTCGCCGGGACGGCGCTGGCCCAGTCGCTGCCCGAGCTGCTGATGTGGCGCAGTGCCTGCGCGCTCGGCTATGCGGTGATGTTCATCGGCGCGCAGGGCTTCATCGCCCGCCACACCCCGCCGGACCAGCGGGCGCGCGGCATGGCGCAGTTCGTCGCCGCGGTGATCGTCGCCGGCCTGTGCGGCGCGCCGATCGGCGGCATCCTGGCCGACCATCTCGGCTACCGCGCCGCCTTCGCGGCGTCGGCGCTGCTGGCTCTTGCCGCCGCCCTGGCCGCCGCGCTCCTGCTGCCCGCCGACCGGGCGGGGGGCGCGCGGGACGGCGGCCGGTTCCGCCTGCGCGACGCCGCCGGGCTGCTCGCCAACCGGCGCTTCCTGGCGCTGCTGCTGTTCTCGTCGGTCCCGACCAAGCTGATGCTGACCGGCTACCTGTTCTATCTGGTTCCGGTCTCCCTGCATGCGGCGGGCGAGACGCCGGCCGGGATCGGCCGGATGATGATGACCTATGGCCTGATCATCGTGGTCCTCGGTCCCTGGGTATCGCGGATGGCCGACCGCGGCGGCCGTCATTCGCTGTTCGCCGGGCTGGGCGGGCTGATCGGCGGGGCAGGCACGCTGGCGATCCTCCAGGCGCCCGGGGTGCCGGGGATCCTGGCCGGCATCGCCGCGCTCGGGATCGCCCACGCCTTCAACAACGCGACCCAGCTGGCCCTGGTGCCGGAGGTCTGCCGCACCGAATGCGCCCGCATGGGCGAAACCGGCGTCTTCGCCGTCTACCGCCTGCTGGAGCGCGGCGGATCCGTCATCGGCCCGCTTCTGGCCGCGGTCATCGCCGACCGGTTCGGCCTTCAGGCCGCCCTGGTGGCGTTCGGCGCGCTCGGCATGCTGTGCGGCGCCGCCTTCTGTGCGGTCTTCCTGCTGGCGCCTCCCCGCGAGGCCGCCCAACCCCGCCTTGCCACCCCGCCCCTCACCCCACCCATCGATCATGGAGGCGACGACGCCCATGCCTGA
- a CDS encoding alpha/beta fold hydrolase, with product MPDQMLVEPLPAMPGLPFPPGGDTLAVPRHGHAMGALRATLDALGIADAGEMTWKNYETIMRVIEPLIGAGHSLRHFDYTHSAALQPGTVERLRNDYSVRLAYTEWGSPSLPPLLCLGGIANSARRFDYLARTLSRHHHVLCLDWAGRGRSGWLAEQSDYSFEGNVAQVLALIRHKRLGPVTLLGSSLGGSVAMRVAAEAPDLVDRLILNDIGPFIPTERRRRRAESVARHYVFRHPAQLFHRTGAAQKNDGPVDDTVLLHNSFHQTRWSEENGGRVYRHDIRALQCYRDGAAQDHDQWDDWQRIDCPVLLVHGMMSDALQDATIARMMDKPRVTVLHVPDVGHTPTLSDPLHIDALRRWIAVPGALAADSVIGWSAGADRLLFR from the coding sequence ATGCCTGACCAGATGCTCGTGGAGCCCCTTCCGGCCATGCCGGGCCTCCCGTTTCCGCCCGGCGGCGACACCCTGGCGGTTCCCCGTCACGGCCATGCGATGGGTGCGCTGCGCGCCACGCTGGACGCGCTCGGCATCGCCGATGCCGGGGAGATGACCTGGAAGAACTACGAGACGATCATGCGGGTGATCGAGCCGCTGATCGGCGCCGGCCACAGCCTGCGCCATTTCGACTACACCCATTCCGCGGCGCTCCAGCCCGGTACGGTGGAGCGGCTGCGCAACGACTACAGCGTCCGCCTCGCCTACACGGAATGGGGCAGCCCGTCGCTGCCGCCGCTTTTGTGCCTGGGCGGCATCGCCAATTCCGCCCGGCGGTTCGACTATCTCGCCCGGACGCTGTCGCGCCATCACCATGTCCTGTGCCTGGACTGGGCCGGCCGCGGCCGCAGCGGCTGGCTGGCGGAGCAGTCCGACTACAGCTTCGAGGGCAATGTCGCCCAGGTGCTGGCGCTGATCCGGCACAAGCGGCTGGGGCCGGTCACGCTGCTGGGCTCCTCGCTCGGCGGCAGCGTGGCGATGCGGGTGGCGGCCGAGGCGCCGGATCTGGTCGACCGCCTGATCCTCAACGACATCGGCCCCTTCATCCCGACCGAGCGCCGCCGCCGCCGCGCCGAATCGGTGGCCCGCCACTATGTCTTCCGCCACCCGGCCCAGCTGTTCCACCGCACGGGCGCCGCCCAGAAGAACGACGGGCCGGTCGACGACACCGTGCTGCTGCACAACAGCTTCCACCAGACCCGCTGGTCGGAGGAGAATGGCGGGCGGGTCTACCGCCACGACATCCGCGCGTTGCAATGCTACCGCGACGGCGCCGCCCAGGACCACGACCAGTGGGACGACTGGCAGCGCATCGACTGCCCGGTGCTGCTGGTGCACGGCATGATGAGCGACGCGCTGCAGGACGCGACCATCGCGCGGATGATGGACAAGCCGCGGGTCACCGTCCTCCATGTGCCGGATGTCGGCCATACCCCGACGCTGAGCGACCCGCTGCACATCGACGCCCTGCGCCGCTGGATCGCTGTGCCCGGCGCCCTGGCGGCGGACAGCGTCATCGGCTGGAGCGCGGGCGCCGACCGCCTCCTGTTCCGCTGA